One window from the genome of Magnolia sinica isolate HGM2019 chromosome 4, MsV1, whole genome shotgun sequence encodes:
- the LOC131244425 gene encoding NDR1/HIN1-like protein 6 yields the protein MADNQRIHPVEAEASTSDPLPPSSEPLPTTESFRSEKDESDHEIPAEGLTLPDPEPDQEAPSNRRRCYKCLCWTAIVFLVLIILIGVIIGILFLIFRPKIPKYSFDSLMITDFQIKPNLSVYARFDLKITTRNPNKRIGIYYERGSNVSVWYTNISLCTGSLPNFYQGHRNTTILHVILTGEVQFSSTVVAELQEQQRMGRIPLDFKARVPVRVKLGKLKLWKMRFWVWCKLAVSRLSANNLINISTSICHKRFKI from the coding sequence ATGGCTGATAATCAAAGGATCCACCCCGTAGAGGCCGAAGCATCCACATCAGATCCATTACCACCATCATCAGAGCCATTACCAACAACCGAATCGTTCAGATCAGAGAAAGACGAATCAGACCATGAAATCCCAGCAGAAGGTCTCACATTACCTGATCCTGAGCCCGACCAAGAGGCCCCAAGCAATCGGAGACGTTGTTACAAGTGCTTATGTTGGACGGCTATCGTATTTCTTGTCCTCATCATCCTGATCGGCGTCATCATAGGCATACTCTTCTTAATTTTCCGGCCAAAAATACCAAAATACTCCTTCGACAGTCTAATGATCACCGACTTCCAGATCaagcctaacttgagtgtatacGCCCGATTCGACCTGAAGATCACCACCCGCAATCCGAATAAGAGGATCGGAATCTACTACGAGCGAGGGAGTAATGTAAGTGTGTGGTATACCAACATTAGCCTGTGTACCGGGTCACTGCCGAATTTCTACCAAGGCCATCGGAACACGACCATCCTCCACGTCATCTTGACCGGAGAGGTCCAGTTCAGTAGTACGGTGGTGGCAGAGTTACAAGAGCAACAACGGATGGGTCGGATACCGTTGGATTTTAAAGCTAGAGTTCCTGTGAGAGTGAAGCTTGGGAAATTGAAGTTATGGAAGATGAGATTCTGGGTCTGGTGTAAGTTGGCGGTTAGTAGATTGAGTGCTAATAATCTTATTAACATTAGCACTAGTATTTGCCATAAAAGGTTCAAGATTTGA